In Lycium ferocissimum isolate CSIRO_LF1 chromosome 11, AGI_CSIRO_Lferr_CH_V1, whole genome shotgun sequence, a single genomic region encodes these proteins:
- the LOC132037717 gene encoding uncharacterized protein LOC132037717 yields the protein MDPPPRRSKTVEILNSYRGAKFIWRAVLIFNLGLGAYLFTRPAKEKKATTRQPIAPAETTTPIAPVPQKFEPMFSPIPEPVKMPEPLSIEQRFEVMLEEKEEGQTSKPTRKEENQ from the exons ATGGATCCCCCTCCTCGTCGTTCGAAAACAGTAGAGATACTAAACAGCTACCGTGGTGCCAAATTTATATGGCGTGCTGTTCTCATCTTCAATCTTGGCCTTGGAg CTTACCTCTTTACAAGACCTGCTAAGGAGAAAAAAGCTACCACTAGACAACCCATTGCTCCAGCTGAGACTACTACTCCCATTGCACCCGTTCCTCAAAAATTTGAACCCATGTTTTCTCCTATTCCAGAACCTGTGAAGATGCCAGAGCCCCTTTCTATAGAGCAGCGTTTCGAAGTGATgctagaagagaaagaagaaggtcAAACCTCAAAACCgacaagaaaagaagagaatcaatGA